One Vicugna pacos chromosome X, VicPac4, whole genome shotgun sequence DNA window includes the following coding sequences:
- the LOC102530491 gene encoding putative MAGE domain-containing protein MAGEA13P, translated as MSLNQKSEHCKLEEDVQAPKEAQSLEGVQAPVAEEEEATAAAAAAATSAPSSSSLTPVIPGPPEEVPAAEALQPLQGPQRACLSPTATTATPSSQSDENPRSQEEEGPSTSQAPLDPEVLNMRVAKLMEYLSVKYTTKEPVTKAEMLMNVIREDKDHFPVIFKKVCECMEVVLGIEVKEVDPASHTYAIVRALDLTYDGMLSDDQGFPKTGFLILLLGMIFMEGNCVPEEKLWDMLSMMRVYPGQEDLVYGEPRKLATQELVKEQYLEYRQVPNSDPPSYEFLWGPRAYAETSKMKILKFFARVSGTDLTSLPSWFEEALRDEEERAQASAASGDDTPAVASASSSTTSSSPPSPE; from the coding sequence ATGTCTCTCAATCAGAAGAGTGAGCACTGCAAGCTTGAGGAAGATGTTCAGGCCCCGAAAGAGGCACAGAGCCTGGAAGGTGTGCAGGCTCCCGTGGCTGAGGAGGAAGAAGCCactgctgccgctgccgccgccgccacctctgccccctcctcctcctctctcactcCCGTGATCCCAGGCCCCCCAGAGGAGGTGCCTGCCGCTGAagctctgcagcctctccagggCCCTCAGAGAGCCTGCCTCTCACCCACTGCCACCACAGCCACTCCATCGAGTCAGTCCGATGAGAATCCCAGAAGCCAAGAAGAGGAGGGGCCCAGCACCTCCCAGGCTCCACTAGATCCTGAAGTGCTAAACATGAGGGTGGCCAAGTTGATGGAGTACCTGAGTGTCAAATACACAACAAAGGAGCCAGTCACCAAGGCAGAAATGTTGATGAATGTCATCAGAGAGGACAAGGACCACTTCCCTGTGATCTTCAAGAAAGTCTGTGAGTGCATGGAGGTCGTCCTTGGCATTGAAGTAAAGGAAGTGGACCCCGCCAGCCACACCTATGCCATTGTCAGAGCACTAGACCTCACCTACGACGGGATGCTGAGCGATGACCAGGGCTTTCCCAAGACCGGCTTCCTGATACTCCTCCTGGGGATGATCTTCATGGAGGGCAACTGTGTCCCTGAGGAGAAACTCTGGGATATGCTGAGCATGATGAGGGTGTATCCCGGGCAGGAGGATTTGGTCTACGGGGAGCCCAGGAAGCTCGCCACCCAAGAGCTAGTGAAGGAGCAGTATCTGGAGTACCGGCAGGTGCCCAACAGTGATCCCCCCAGCTACGAATTCCTGTGGGGTCCAAGGGCCTATGCGGAAACCAGCAAGATGAAAATTCTGAAGTTTTTTGCCAGGGTCAGTGGGACCGACCTCACTTCCTTGCCATCCTGGTTTGAGGAAGCTTTGAGAGATGAGGAGGAGAGAGCCCAGGCCAGCGCTGCCTCCGGGGATGACACTCCTGCCGTGGCCTCTGCAAGTTCCAGTACCACGTCCAGCAGCCCCCCCAGCCCTGAGTGA